In the genome of Enterococcus hirae ATCC 9790, one region contains:
- a CDS encoding GHKL domain-containing protein gives MWDCFYFEFSNPSKNTGKNLTELFQKGTTSQKSSKGIGLYSVKKIVEENENLALNLKYDKQEQRFYCILTLKKETVH, from the coding sequence TTGTGGGATTGTTTTTATTTTGAATTTAGTAATCCCAGCAAAAACACTGGAAAAAATCTAACTGAATTGTTTCAAAAAGGAACAACCAGTCAGAAAAGTAGTAAGGGAATTGGGTTATACAGTGTCAAAAAAATCGTAGAAGAGAATGAGAATCTTGCATTGAATTTAAAGTATGACAAACAAGAGCAACGTTTTTACTGTATCTTAACTTTGAAAAAAGAAACAGTCCATTAA
- a CDS encoding LytTR family transcriptional regulator DNA-binding domain-containing protein, which yields MCVKVYYIEDNVFHQEEFRKQYNRSANLAAISLTIPLPSQLEKFYADLDFMPIQDSDIFIVDIELNRFHSGIDFSKKIRQRNHSCYILFLTNDTTKGMEIINQNIRADKYYSKKDIMEAVNGLEELLFNHSNLQQGQSKLIKIESLSKIYLIDPKEVNYLSKITGSRSTIEFFCQTEFFLIHGKIEELKQTFQNFHFFNDLKSYSINPANIKLVDKKNNEIVFKNDDTLILSRRSIKKLVDFMEHLKNENHLVH from the coding sequence ATGTGTGTGAAAGTGTACTATATTGAAGATAATGTATTCCATCAAGAAGAATTTCGTAAACAATATAATCGTAGTGCTAATTTAGCAGCAATTTCGTTAACCATCCCCTTGCCTTCTCAATTAGAAAAATTCTATGCTGACCTTGATTTTATGCCTATCCAAGACTCAGATATTTTTATTGTTGATATTGAATTGAACCGTTTTCATTCTGGGATTGATTTTAGCAAAAAAATTCGTCAGAGAAATCATTCTTGTTACATCCTGTTTTTGACGAATGACACAACTAAAGGTATGGAGATTATCAATCAAAATATTCGAGCAGATAAATATTATAGTAAAAAAGACATCATGGAAGCTGTAAATGGCTTGGAAGAATTATTGTTCAACCATTCGAATTTGCAACAAGGACAAAGTAAACTCATTAAAATCGAATCACTTTCTAAAATCTATTTAATCGACCCTAAAGAAGTCAATTACTTAAGTAAGATCACAGGTTCTCGTTCGACTATTGAATTTTTCTGTCAAACAGAATTTTTTTTGATTCATGGAAAAATTGAAGAACTAAAACAAACGTTTCAAAACTTTCATTTTTTCAATGATTTGAAGAGTTACTCCATCAATCCAGCTAACATTAAATTAGTAGATAAAAAAAACAATGAAATTGTGTTTAAAAATGATGATACCTTAATCCTTAGCCGTCGAAGCATAAAAAAATTAGTGGATTTTATGGAACATCTGAAAAATGAAAATCATTTAGTTCATTAG
- a CDS encoding sensor histidine kinase has protein sequence MTKSMTRIKHNLLKHAFYRYMLWMSVSLLVLFFIIYLITVSFHQKRDENLKEINLNFYTEIMMMKNATDNMLALLYAEQPDLEDLRQITNLSLAEYYEYKTTTYMKHAGSKYNGTQNFVNQSFKMNDYLSTVVIYHAQTKRSVVFQKDQTTTMKKVDEFHLADPNDIEKTKKQIFKINKNRNLIGFHKELHKETDLSYAADVYFYYNISPLFEKIHYQVLRNNGNIQVFYKNKPIPPEIKPKYVLDQRQAEHYVVTATTKYANVFTEYSLIYTVYSFFAILVFLGFFPFLFQYLQKIEGRLSQLTQKITKVKTGNFDPEKFAQSDDYKSDDAISLISSSIDELAYQLNDQIHQVYKSKIKQKDYQIQSIRSQINPHFLYNTLEAIRMKAELNEDHAVAGMLLNAATLYRKLIKGKDVICLAEELEYCDAYLSLFEIRFEDALFYDIVCDPSLESLLIEKFTIQPIIENFIHHGIDSQRQDNFIEIHCFEKDDRLYIEVVNNGKPIPKVEKQRIQKQLAQNSHDLEMTAPTGLFGVDYRIKQRFGHQYGVTFTTQEDYVKFQITMPKKRGGEIV, from the coding sequence ATGACTAAAAGCATGACGAGGATTAAACATAACCTTTTGAAACACGCTTTTTATCGTTACATGTTGTGGATGAGTGTTAGTTTATTAGTATTATTCTTTATTATTTATCTCATCACAGTTTCTTTCCATCAAAAAAGAGATGAAAATCTAAAGGAAATCAACTTAAATTTTTATACAGAAATTATGATGATGAAAAATGCAACAGATAATATGTTGGCGCTTTTGTATGCGGAACAACCTGATTTGGAAGATTTGAGGCAAATTACTAATTTATCACTCGCAGAATACTATGAATACAAAACGACTACTTACATGAAACATGCCGGTTCAAAGTATAATGGAACCCAAAATTTTGTTAATCAGTCCTTTAAAATGAATGATTATTTGTCAACTGTAGTTATTTATCATGCGCAGACGAAACGTAGCGTAGTCTTCCAAAAAGATCAGACAACCACGATGAAAAAAGTGGATGAATTTCATTTAGCAGACCCAAACGATATCGAAAAGACAAAAAAGCAAATTTTTAAGATAAATAAGAATAGAAATCTGATTGGATTTCACAAAGAATTACATAAAGAAACAGATTTAAGTTACGCAGCAGATGTCTATTTTTATTATAATATTTCTCCATTATTTGAAAAGATTCATTATCAAGTGTTAAGAAACAACGGCAATATTCAAGTTTTCTACAAAAACAAGCCTATTCCACCGGAGATAAAACCAAAATATGTTCTAGACCAACGTCAAGCAGAACATTATGTGGTTACAGCCACGACAAAGTATGCCAATGTTTTTACAGAATATTCTTTGATCTATACTGTCTACTCTTTTTTTGCCATCCTTGTGTTTTTAGGTTTTTTCCCATTTCTATTTCAGTATTTGCAAAAAATAGAGGGAAGACTCTCTCAACTAACTCAAAAAATTACCAAAGTAAAAACAGGGAATTTTGACCCTGAAAAGTTCGCTCAATCAGACGACTATAAAAGTGATGATGCGATTTCTTTGATCTCTTCTAGTATTGATGAATTAGCGTATCAGTTAAATGACCAGATTCATCAAGTTTATAAAAGTAAGATTAAACAAAAGGATTATCAGATCCAAAGTATTCGGTCTCAGATCAATCCACACTTTCTTTACAATACGTTAGAAGCAATTCGAATGAAAGCAGAACTAAATGAAGATCACGCAGTGGCAGGAATGCTCTTAAATGCTGCAACATTATACCGTAAATTGATCAAGGGGAAAGATGTCATTTGTTTAGCGGAAGAATTGGAATATTGTGATGCTTATCTTAGTCTTTTTGAAATACGTTTTGAAGATGCACTATTTTATGATATCGTTTGTGATCCAAGTCTTGAATCTTTGCTGATTGAGAAATTTACGATCCAACCAATCATCGAAAATTTTATTCATCACGGGATTGATTCGCAACGCCAAGATAACTTCATCGAGATCCATTGTTTTGAAAAGGATGATCGGTTATACATTGAAGTAGTAAATAACGGAAAGCCAATTCCAAAAGTAGAAAAACAAAGAATCCAAAAACAACTTGCTCAAAACAGCCATGATCTGGAGATGACTGCCCCTACTGGCTTATTTGGGGTAGATTATCGAATCAAACAACGCTTTGGTCATCAGTATGGCGTAACATTTACTACGCAAGAAGATTATGTGAAATTTCAAATCACCATGCCTAAAAAAAGAGGAGGGGAGATCGTGTGA
- a CDS encoding response regulator: MNVLLVDDEPLITEGIEKLLKKTTGNTKNFTTFKTTSGIEALKILNEVAIDILLTDIRMPDIDGLALAKKARCVQKQIKIIFISSYDDFSYLKQAILIGSSDYLLKPVDPIELATTFGKLTREIKEEKLFQHLKNNQQIDVFRVNLLRKLLHQEISSTELAKWQDILEPITDWQNYTITYLEGAFYNDKLFERVSEQLSVLFVQPYSLLLEPNKLLLFFLLKKNNIIG, from the coding sequence GTGAATGTTTTACTAGTTGATGATGAACCGTTAATCACAGAAGGAATTGAGAAACTGCTAAAAAAAACAACCGGTAACACAAAAAATTTCACGACATTTAAAACAACTTCCGGTATTGAAGCATTGAAAATCCTAAATGAGGTAGCTATTGATATTTTATTAACAGATATCAGAATGCCTGATATTGATGGATTGGCACTTGCTAAAAAGGCACGTTGTGTACAAAAACAAATAAAAATCATCTTTATCAGTAGTTATGATGATTTTAGTTATCTGAAACAAGCCATTCTCATTGGAAGCAGTGATTATCTTTTAAAACCAGTAGATCCTATTGAGTTAGCCACTACTTTTGGGAAGTTGACAAGAGAAATAAAAGAAGAAAAACTCTTTCAGCATTTGAAGAACAATCAACAGATTGATGTGTTTCGTGTCAATTTGTTGCGGAAATTGCTGCATCAAGAAATTTCGTCAACGGAATTAGCAAAATGGCAGGACATCCTTGAACCAATCACAGATTGGCAAAATTATACCATCACTTACCTAGAAGGTGCTTTTTATAATGATAAACTTTTTGAACGTGTTTCTGAGCAGTTATCGGTATTATTCGTCCAACCTTATAGCCTTTTATTGGAACCGAATAAACTTCTTTTGTTTTTTCTCCTAAAGAAGAACAACATTATCGGTTAA
- a CDS encoding helix-turn-helix transcriptional regulator, whose amino-acid sequence MESKNILENPLVIDLFPKTTLINEYQLTQKIYFKSLAYLENQSIEAFQQLAIANIDQWKDHPIQSLVCHYLLIALHKGIATLEKQEQAYQELQPLIYALKTADKSVFKKKIGTICSKLTEISCTTKSHSPVIDQILYLVNQDFTKRYSLKSLAERFHMNPAYLGQLFLKELNMSFSEYDKKIRMREANQRIKESTERITVIAKALGYDDISLFYRHYKKEYGITPNKARKFENEREPLNLK is encoded by the coding sequence ATGGAAAGTAAAAATATCTTGGAAAACCCATTAGTCATTGATCTATTTCCTAAAACTACATTGATCAACGAATACCAACTAACGCAGAAAATTTATTTTAAAAGTTTAGCTTATCTTGAAAACCAATCGATTGAAGCATTCCAACAATTAGCTATTGCCAATATTGATCAATGGAAAGACCATCCGATTCAGTCGTTAGTATGTCATTACTTGCTGATCGCACTTCACAAAGGGATTGCTACTCTGGAAAAACAAGAACAAGCTTATCAAGAGTTACAACCATTGATCTACGCATTAAAGACAGCAGACAAATCAGTTTTTAAGAAAAAGATAGGTACGATCTGTTCAAAACTGACTGAAATAAGTTGTACCACAAAAAGTCATTCTCCAGTGATTGACCAAATCTTATATCTAGTCAATCAGGATTTCACGAAACGCTACTCTTTAAAATCATTAGCTGAGCGATTTCATATGAATCCAGCCTATCTTGGACAGCTTTTTTTAAAAGAATTGAATATGAGTTTTAGTGAATATGATAAAAAAATTCGTATGAGAGAAGCCAATCAGCGAATCAAAGAGAGTACGGAAAGAATTACTGTGATCGCAAAAGCCTTAGGATATGATGATATCAGTTTATTTTATCGTCATTATAAAAAAGAATACGGAATAACCCCCAATAAAGCACGCAAGTTCGAAAATGAAAGAGAGCCGTTGAACCTAAAATGA
- a CDS encoding ABC transporter permease, with translation MEEKLAATFVKKKQENRVLKTFKKNRPLFFLSLPGIIWFAIFSYFPLFAILVAFKDFRLSGNFFESFMKSDWVAFKNFEFIFKSGNASLIIRNTVGYNVLFIVMGIIVPLILALLLNEIFSKRLSKLYQSVMFIPYFLSMVVVSYIVFAFLDPTNGFINQFLISIGKEPIQFYMQAKYWPYILVVVQMWKTMGYNMIIFLAAICGFDKSYYEAANLDGATKFQQIWYVTIPMLKPVIIMLTILAVGGIFRTDFGLFYQVPKDSGALINVTQTIDTYIYRGLSSMGDIGLSAAGGLLQSVVGFFLVLGTNMIVKKIDKTQGIF, from the coding sequence ATGGAAGAAAAATTAGCAGCAACATTTGTCAAAAAGAAGCAGGAAAATCGTGTGTTAAAAACATTTAAAAAAAACCGACCTTTATTTTTCCTTTCTTTACCAGGAATCATTTGGTTTGCGATATTTTCCTATTTTCCACTTTTTGCGATTTTAGTGGCGTTTAAAGATTTTCGATTAAGTGGTAATTTTTTTGAGAGTTTTATGAAGAGTGATTGGGTCGCTTTTAAAAACTTTGAATTTATTTTTAAAAGTGGGAATGCTAGCCTGATTATTCGCAACACGGTTGGTTATAATGTGCTGTTCATTGTTATGGGAATCATCGTGCCATTGATCCTTGCATTATTGTTAAATGAAATTTTCAGTAAGCGACTATCAAAATTGTATCAAAGTGTCATGTTTATTCCTTACTTTCTTTCGATGGTCGTTGTCAGTTATATCGTATTTGCATTTTTGGACCCGACAAATGGGTTTATCAATCAGTTTTTGATAAGTATTGGGAAAGAGCCGATCCAATTTTATATGCAAGCAAAGTATTGGCCTTATATTTTAGTCGTTGTACAAATGTGGAAAACGATGGGCTACAATATGATTATTTTTTTAGCCGCAATATGCGGGTTTGATAAATCTTATTACGAAGCAGCTAATCTTGATGGAGCAACAAAATTCCAACAAATCTGGTATGTCACGATTCCTATGTTGAAACCCGTGATCATTATGTTGACGATTTTAGCAGTAGGGGGGATCTTTCGGACAGACTTCGGATTGTTTTATCAAGTGCCAAAAGATTCAGGGGCGCTTATCAATGTGACACAAACCATTGACACTTATATCTATCGCGGATTGTCGTCTATGGGAGATATCGGTTTATCGGCTGCTGGTGGACTGTTGCAGTCAGTAGTTGGCTTCTTTTTAGTGTTAGGAACCAACATGATCGTCAAAAAAATCGATAAAACACAAGGAATCTTTTAA
- a CDS encoding carbohydrate ABC transporter permease has translation MTFLTAVPFILVCIIAFTDSESIQRNGYRLLPEKWSLAAFQAIFEEGAIFSAFGTTIFITIIGTVIGVFLMSTFAYTLSRKTYAYRGFLSRYSLIPMLFSGGMIGNYIVVVNVLGLRNSIWALILPLCMSTFSIMVLKTFYQMSVPEALIESAYIDGASEWLIYFKIVLPLSLPGIATIALFLTLGYWNDWFSALLYTDNNQLVPLQYLLMKMENNIEFIANNAGKMGMTQTGALPTETIKMAVVVVATLPILIAYPFFQKYFIGGLTVGAVKE, from the coding sequence TTGACCTTTTTAACTGCTGTTCCTTTTATTTTAGTTTGTATTATCGCCTTTACTGATTCAGAATCGATCCAACGAAACGGGTACCGACTGCTACCTGAAAAATGGAGCCTAGCAGCTTTTCAAGCAATTTTTGAAGAAGGAGCGATTTTTTCCGCTTTCGGTACAACGATTTTCATTACGATCATTGGGACCGTCATCGGTGTGTTTTTAATGTCGACCTTTGCGTATACCCTTTCTCGAAAGACTTACGCTTATCGAGGGTTTTTATCAAGGTATTCTTTGATACCCATGTTGTTTAGCGGTGGGATGATTGGTAATTACATTGTGGTTGTGAATGTTTTAGGGTTGAGGAACTCTATCTGGGCATTGATTTTACCTTTGTGTATGTCCACGTTTTCAATCATGGTTTTGAAAACGTTTTATCAAATGTCTGTCCCAGAAGCATTGATTGAATCAGCATATATCGATGGTGCCAGTGAGTGGTTGATTTATTTTAAAATCGTACTTCCGTTATCGTTGCCAGGTATCGCAACCATTGCCTTATTCTTAACCTTAGGCTATTGGAATGATTGGTTTTCAGCATTACTTTATACCGATAATAATCAATTGGTACCGTTACAGTATTTGTTGATGAAGATGGAGAATAATATTGAATTTATTGCAAACAATGCTGGAAAAATGGGGATGACCCAAACCGGCGCTTTACCCACTGAAACGATCAAAATGGCGGTGGTAGTAGTAGCTACTTTACCGATCTTGATTGCATATCCTTTTTTTCAAAAATATTTTATTGGTGGTTTAACTGTTGGCGCAGTGAAAGAATAG
- a CDS encoding ABC transporter substrate-binding protein: MKKFVLLGAALLAGGLLTGCSSNKTSNASESGTVDLTWYITGIPQKDVAKVNEAVNKYTKDKYNVTVSLNQIDWGEYDQKMSALVNAGESFDIAFTASWLGGFNYLTNARKGALYDITELLDNENQGLKAEIYENFWKGSTIDGKIYGVPAQKEIAATEYFVFNKELVDKYDVPYESIKTYDELEPWLKTIKEKEGINPWYMSEGYRNPYKFDELSTSVGINLEGDEGKIVNYYFEKPYVERVEKVRDFMKKGYVNKDAALAKQTDIVGKEWFVTSTVMGPLDTATVKDQVKKDVVVTPMVDSIVTNASAMGGGTVISANSKHPKEAMKLLEAVNTDEKLMNLLSYGIEGTHYEKTGEKTIKWLDAHSNYTMPFYMFGNYFNLYHQEGAPTDEWEVLKSYNEQAEASPALGFNFDTKAVTTQLAALNNVQEEFKALINTGSVETQENLNNMKKKMNAAGLDEIITEMQTQYDSWKKEQK, encoded by the coding sequence ATGAAAAAATTTGTATTGCTAGGAGCTGCATTATTAGCAGGAGGTCTTTTAACAGGATGTTCAAGTAACAAAACCAGTAATGCGAGTGAGTCTGGTACGGTGGATCTTACTTGGTACATAACGGGTATTCCACAAAAAGATGTGGCAAAAGTGAATGAGGCGGTCAATAAGTATACAAAGGACAAATATAATGTCACAGTGTCTCTTAATCAAATTGACTGGGGTGAATATGACCAAAAGATGAGCGCACTGGTCAATGCCGGAGAAAGCTTTGATATCGCATTTACTGCTTCTTGGCTAGGAGGATTTAATTATTTAACCAATGCTCGAAAGGGCGCATTGTACGATATCACAGAATTACTTGATAATGAAAACCAAGGATTAAAAGCTGAAATCTACGAGAATTTTTGGAAAGGTTCCACCATTGATGGAAAGATATATGGGGTACCAGCGCAAAAAGAAATTGCTGCTACGGAATATTTTGTCTTTAATAAAGAACTAGTTGATAAATATGATGTTCCGTATGAATCAATCAAAACCTATGATGAACTTGAACCATGGCTCAAAACGATCAAGGAAAAAGAAGGAATCAATCCTTGGTACATGTCTGAAGGCTACCGAAATCCTTATAAATTCGATGAATTATCGACATCCGTTGGGATCAACCTTGAAGGAGATGAAGGGAAGATCGTCAATTATTATTTTGAGAAACCATACGTTGAACGGGTTGAAAAAGTGAGAGATTTTATGAAAAAAGGCTATGTCAATAAAGATGCAGCACTGGCAAAACAAACCGATATTGTTGGGAAAGAATGGTTTGTTACTTCAACCGTGATGGGACCACTTGATACAGCAACAGTCAAAGACCAAGTGAAAAAAGATGTAGTGGTAACGCCTATGGTAGATTCAATTGTGACGAATGCTTCAGCAATGGGTGGCGGTACGGTGATCAGTGCGAACTCGAAACATCCAAAAGAAGCGATGAAGCTATTAGAAGCTGTGAATACCGATGAAAAATTGATGAACCTCTTATCCTATGGTATTGAAGGAACACATTATGAAAAAACTGGGGAGAAGACAATCAAATGGTTAGATGCTCATAGCAATTATACGATGCCATTTTATATGTTTGGGAATTACTTCAATCTTTATCACCAAGAAGGTGCACCAACAGACGAATGGGAAGTGTTGAAATCTTATAATGAGCAAGCAGAAGCATCCCCAGCACTTGGATTCAACTTTGACACGAAAGCTGTGACAACGCAACTTGCTGCTTTGAATAACGTACAAGAAGAATTTAAAGCATTGATCAACACTGGCTCAGTTGAAACACAAGAGAATTTGAATAATATGAAGAAAAAAATGAATGCGGCTGGACTAGATGAAATTATCACGGAAATGCAAACACAATATGATAGTTGGAAAAAAGAACAAAAATAA
- a CDS encoding alpha-mannosidase, with the protein MKKLLEFERVQRIIIELKKNMIKTAIPVENLVFHSETGTKEFERGAYFGEKNQYYTIAGELCLPNEFQNQTVDLAIFSSLTEWDSTTNPQIKVYFDDQLIQGLDVNHTTLRLPKEYASRDRIPLQIEVFSGREEKKYPLTVELRLIDPLSYELYYDLFVILDSWRSLNEHDSNYIYYERELGQVVDQLNFYRPYSSEYYQGLMKAKEHLERAFYQAGLVKNAPRALVVGHTHIDLAWLWTVMQAVEKGERSFSTVLKLMEEYDELTFIQSQPQMYQLIKDTYPQLYEKIKEKIVAGKWIPEGAMWVEADCNLASGESLVRQFLYGKQFIREEFGQESQILWLPDVFCYSAALPQILKKTNTPYFMTTKLSWNQFNQIPYDSFFWQGIDGSRALTHFITTISDGYSPTPYYTTYNGLLDPYTVKGSWERYLDKDVNDSILIAYGYGDGGGGPTRDMLETLKRMKKGLPSMPQVIESAAIDFFEELSKKMVKHQEKEWLGELYFEYHRGTYTSIGKNKRNNRFGETLLQTVEKLYSIFAREKYPAEMLEKLWKQLLLNQFHDILPGSGIKEVYDQTDIDYHELFTEMNQLIDTVLPSHDAGQFLYLFNPSGVSEQVIVPLPLESGECLEHQGQSIVSQKTYDGQFLGRFDHLPALGGSYYTIVKSDREVTTKTETTPLTKQYETQDFSLLFDEHYRMISAFDKKNQREIAGKKAVNELLVYEDLPLNYDAWDIDFYYKNKPTIITDIQEALIVDQGPIRDTLKIVRKFYDSTITQYIHLIHGKARIAFETKVDWQQNHSLLRAEFPVPVNAYQATYDIQFGNLQRPAHKNTSWDKAKFEVCGHKWVDLSDDGYGISLLTDSKYGFDAQYQHLGVSLIKSATDPYETADQGNHQFTYSLYCHAQTWKEAKTQEEARQLNIPCLAVRQEQKTLPEGSWVNCQERNICLETLKKAETDGSIIMRAYEFENRQTTTVLKFSQPIQHVQICDLLENPIETVALDNDHEVTVVFKPYEIHTFKIQLKEQNDG; encoded by the coding sequence GTGAAAAAATTACTAGAATTTGAACGTGTGCAACGAATCATCATAGAGTTAAAAAAGAACATGATCAAAACTGCGATACCTGTTGAGAATTTAGTTTTTCATTCTGAAACGGGGACAAAAGAATTTGAAAGAGGTGCTTATTTTGGCGAAAAAAATCAGTACTATACAATTGCAGGAGAACTCTGTTTACCAAATGAATTTCAAAATCAAACAGTCGATTTAGCAATCTTTTCTTCACTAACTGAATGGGATTCAACGACAAACCCTCAAATAAAAGTGTATTTTGATGATCAGCTGATCCAAGGGTTAGATGTTAACCATACGACTTTGCGGTTACCCAAAGAATATGCCTCAAGAGATCGGATTCCATTGCAAATCGAGGTTTTTTCAGGTCGGGAGGAAAAAAAATATCCTTTGACGGTTGAGCTAAGGCTGATCGATCCTTTGTCTTATGAACTCTATTACGATTTGTTCGTGATATTGGATAGTTGGCGATCGCTAAACGAGCATGACTCGAATTATATCTATTATGAAAGAGAATTAGGACAAGTAGTTGATCAATTGAATTTTTATAGACCTTATAGCTCAGAATATTATCAAGGATTAATGAAAGCAAAAGAACACTTAGAACGTGCATTTTATCAAGCAGGCTTAGTAAAAAATGCTCCTCGTGCCTTGGTTGTTGGTCATACACATATCGATTTGGCTTGGTTATGGACAGTGATGCAGGCGGTTGAAAAGGGAGAACGTAGTTTTTCGACTGTATTGAAATTAATGGAGGAATATGATGAACTGACTTTCATTCAGAGTCAACCACAAATGTATCAATTGATCAAAGATACCTATCCGCAACTATATGAGAAAATCAAAGAAAAAATTGTTGCAGGCAAGTGGATTCCAGAAGGGGCTATGTGGGTAGAAGCAGATTGTAATCTTGCTTCAGGTGAATCATTGGTCCGTCAATTTCTTTATGGGAAACAATTTATACGCGAAGAGTTTGGTCAAGAAAGTCAAATTTTGTGGTTACCAGATGTTTTTTGCTATTCTGCAGCTTTACCGCAAATTTTGAAAAAAACAAACACGCCCTATTTCATGACAACAAAACTTTCTTGGAATCAATTCAATCAGATCCCTTATGACAGCTTTTTTTGGCAAGGAATCGATGGTAGCCGAGCGCTAACTCATTTTATTACGACAATCAGTGACGGTTATAGCCCGACACCTTATTATACGACTTACAATGGACTACTCGATCCTTATACGGTGAAAGGAAGTTGGGAACGCTACTTAGATAAGGATGTCAATGACAGTATTCTGATCGCTTATGGTTATGGAGACGGTGGTGGAGGACCAACACGAGACATGTTGGAAACGTTGAAGCGTATGAAAAAAGGTTTGCCGAGTATGCCCCAAGTCATTGAGAGCGCAGCGATTGATTTTTTTGAAGAACTCTCCAAAAAAATGGTCAAGCATCAGGAAAAAGAGTGGCTCGGAGAACTGTATTTTGAATACCATCGAGGAACATACACTTCAATCGGGAAAAACAAGCGCAACAATCGATTTGGTGAAACGTTATTACAGACAGTTGAAAAATTATATAGTATCTTTGCCCGAGAAAAATATCCAGCTGAAATGTTGGAAAAATTATGGAAACAATTATTGTTAAATCAATTCCATGATATTCTTCCAGGAAGCGGAATCAAAGAAGTTTATGATCAGACAGATATTGATTATCACGAACTTTTCACTGAAATGAACCAATTAATTGACACAGTGTTGCCAAGTCACGATGCAGGACAGTTTCTTTATCTGTTCAACCCTAGCGGAGTAAGTGAACAAGTCATCGTTCCATTACCACTGGAATCAGGAGAATGTCTGGAACATCAAGGTCAGTCGATTGTCAGCCAAAAAACGTATGATGGACAATTCTTAGGACGATTCGATCATTTACCTGCTCTCGGTGGGAGTTATTACACTATTGTAAAATCAGATCGTGAAGTCACGACTAAAACGGAAACCACTCCTTTAACTAAGCAATACGAGACACAAGACTTTAGTCTTTTATTCGACGAACACTATCGTATGATCAGTGCATTCGATAAAAAGAACCAACGAGAAATCGCTGGTAAGAAAGCAGTGAACGAACTACTGGTTTACGAAGATCTGCCTTTAAATTATGATGCATGGGACATTGACTTTTACTATAAAAATAAACCAACAATCATTACCGATATTCAAGAAGCATTGATTGTTGATCAAGGTCCGATTCGGGATACGTTGAAAATCGTTAGAAAGTTTTATGATTCGACTATTACGCAATACATCCATTTGATTCACGGAAAAGCACGAATCGCTTTTGAAACGAAGGTTGATTGGCAGCAAAATCATAGTCTCCTTCGAGCAGAGTTTCCAGTGCCTGTCAATGCCTATCAAGCGACTTATGATATCCAGTTTGGCAATCTACAACGACCGGCGCATAAAAATACTTCTTGGGACAAAGCAAAGTTTGAAGTATGTGGTCATAAATGGGTCGATCTATCCGATGATGGCTATGGGATTTCATTATTGACAGATTCAAAGTATGGCTTTGATGCTCAATACCAACATTTAGGAGTCTCATTGATCAAATCTGCCACAGACCCTTATGAAACAGCAGATCAAGGAAATCATCAGTTCACCTACTCGCTTTATTGCCATGCTCAAACGTGGAAGGAAGCGAAGACCCAAGAAGAAGCTCGTCAATTAAATATCCCTTGTTTGGCTGTTCGTCAAGAACAGAAAACTTTACCAGAAGGTTCGTGGGTGAACTGTCAAGAACGAAACATTTGTCTGGAAACCTTAAAGAAAGCTGAAACGGATGGATCCATCATTATGCGGGCTTATGAATTTGAAAATCGCCAAACAACAACGGTCTTAAAATTTTCTCAGCCAATTCAACATGTACAGATTTGCGATCTATTAGAAAATCCAATTGAAACGGTCGCTTTAGATAATGATCATGAAGTTACTGTGGTGTTCAAACCTTACGAGATCCATACCTTCAAAATCCAATTAAAGGAGCAGAACGATGGGTGA